TATTCCTAAGACTTTCATTCTAGTTTTCTTCCCTATCATTTTTTATTTCGATATCCAAAAATTCATCAGAAATTATTAAAGTTCAGCTGCTAAATCCTTCAGCTTTCTAGCGGCAATACGCAATTCATCTATATTTTCAGTATTTTCTTGAATCGCTGCTAACTGCTGCTGTGAGATCGCACCTGACTTCTCAGCCGATTAGAACATATCTACTACAGCAAAAGAAATCGATTAATAATTGCTTACATTTTTATTCCGGCTGTTGGTCGCATATAATAGCGAGTCAAGATTTCGGACCAGGTCTTTGGCGATTTGTGGTTTGTTCATTGTGTAAATATGAATGCCGTCGACCCCGTGGGTCAAGAGATCGATGGACTGTTGCGTGGCGTAGGCAATCCCGGCGTCCTTTAATGCTTCTGCATTGTGTTCAAACTTATGAATGATTCGGACAAGATTTTTCGGCACCGTCGCATTGGACAAGGCGAGCATTTTTTCGATTTGGGACTGATTAGTAAGTGGCATGATGCCGGCGATGATCGGAATATCAACGTTCGCTTTTTGCAGTTTCTCTTTAAAACGGTAAAGAACGTCATTATCAAAGAAGAGCTGCGTCACCAGAAAGCTGACTCCGGCATCTAATTTCCAAAGCAAATTCTCGATATCCTGTTCGGGATACGGGCATTCTGGGTGTCCTTCCGGATAGCAAGCACCGCCGACACAGAATACATGATGCTTGCGAATATACTCTGCAAGATCGGAAGCATATTGAAAATCTCTGATCCGGTTACGTTCCTCTGCCCCTTTGGGAATGTCCCCGCGCAGGGCAAGAATATTTGAGATATTTTTATTAGGCAGATCATTCAGCATTTCATCCATCTGCTCTTTGCTGGAGTCGATGCAGGTCAGATGCATTAAGGCATTAAGGTTATATTTTGTTTCGATGAGGGACGCAATCTTTTCAGTTGTCTTACTCGTACTTCCCCCCGCTCCGTAGGTGACACTGATGAAATCCGGTCTTAAAGGCGCCAGAGCGTCAATCGTATCATAAATACCCTCAACAGAAGAAGTCTGTTTTGGCGGGAAAATTTCAAACGACAGGACTTTCTTTTCCCTAAGCAGTTCACTAATATACATAGGTAAATCCTCCCCGATTAAATAGAAAGAACAATCAAACATATAGGCTGGTACAGAATGGATCCGAAAGGATGATTACGAACGACAACTTACCCATTCCCGGCAAATTTTTAGGCCTTCGGCAGCGCTTGATGTGAACGCATCGGCTCCGATCCACCTACAGGCTTTGGCAGTTAAAGGGGTTCCGCCGGCAATGACTTTGACCTGCTTTCGAAGTCCCGCTTCTTCCAAGGATTCGACCGTATTTTTCATCGCTTCCAACGTCAGTGTCAGAACACCGCTCATGCCCACAATCAAGGGTTTTTTATTATCTGTTAGATCGCTCTCTATTCTTTCATTGACAACTTTGATAAACTTACCAGGCGGCTGGTCGATCCCAAGATCCCATACCTGAAAACCTCCTGCCTCTGCCAACTCTTTGAATACATTCTTACCGATGTCATGGATATCTCCGGATACGGTTCCAAGAATGATCGTACCAGCCTCCCCCGACCGACCAGACCCTAAGACTGGTTTTAAGAGTGCGATCGAAGCTGCTAAGAGATCTCCGGCATTGATCAAATCGCCCAAAAAATATTCACCCTGATCATAACGTCTTCCAATGTCAGCCATACCTTGCTGGCAAGCTTCCACTGCTTTCTTAGCTTCATATTCTGAAGGGTCGTTTCGAATAAAGTCACTGATTATG
This genomic stretch from Dehalobacter restrictus DSM 9455 harbors:
- a CDS encoding cobalamin B12-binding domain-containing protein, translating into MFELNSLKVAFADLDEAVVRNIISDFIRNDPSEYEAKKAVEACQQGMADIGRRYDQGEYFLGDLINAGDLLAASIALLKPVLGSGRSGEAGTIILGTVSGDIHDIGKNVFKELAEAGGFQVWDLGIDQPPGKFIKVVNERIESDLTDNKKPLIVGMSGVLTLTLEAMKNTVESLEEAGLRKQVKVIAGGTPLTAKACRWIGADAFTSSAAEGLKICREWVSCRS
- the metF gene encoding methylenetetrahydrofolate reductase [NAD(P)H], which translates into the protein MYISELLREKKVLSFEIFPPKQTSSVEGIYDTIDALAPLRPDFISVTYGAGGSTSKTTEKIASLIETKYNLNALMHLTCIDSSKEQMDEMLNDLPNKNISNILALRGDIPKGAEERNRIRDFQYASDLAEYIRKHHVFCVGGACYPEGHPECPYPEQDIENLLWKLDAGVSFLVTQLFFDNDVLYRFKEKLQKANVDIPIIAGIMPLTNQSQIEKMLALSNATVPKNLVRIIHKFEHNAEALKDAGIAYATQQSIDLLTHGVDGIHIYTMNKPQIAKDLVRNLDSLLYATNSRNKNVSNY